A genomic window from Prunus persica cultivar Lovell chromosome G2, Prunus_persica_NCBIv2, whole genome shotgun sequence includes:
- the LOC109947614 gene encoding KRR1 small subunit processome component homolog: protein MSNHVNGAEDPIVHRMVIDKSTPASDEDSPVDYSILRMPFLRRMTTDLQEAWPVLQSALEEYDISCALDVDRYFITFTTTRTKDPYAILKSRYLLRLLSAAVPALQAVKVLNGIPCHLIYTGYHIGGLCKKFGIKMDKYVSRKKILMTLPVQALEKLTGCDIYLRPSVSVSFYF from the exons ATGAGTAACCACGTCAATGGCGCGGAGGATCCAATCGTCCACCGCATGGTTATCGACAAGTCTACCCCTGCATCTGACGAAGATAGCCCAGTTGATTACAGCATTCTCCGCATGCCCTTTCTTAGACGCATGa CAACAGATTTGCAAGAAGCTTGGCCGGTGTTGCAATCTGCTTTAGAAGAGTATGACATTTCATGTGCATTGGATgtg GATCGGTATTTCATCACATTCACGACAACCAGGACTAAGGACCCATATGCTATTCTCAAGTCTAGATATCTTCTTCGACTTTTGTCAGCAGCTGTTCCTGCACTTCAG GCAGTAAAAGTATTGAATGGAATTCCATGTCACCTCATCTACACTGGGTATCACATAGGTGGGCTTTGCAAAAAATTTGGGATCAAGATG GATAAGTATGTTTCTAGGAAGAAAATACTCATGACTCTCCCGGTACAG GCACTTGAAAAACTGACAGGCTGTGACATTTATCTCCGCCCATCTGTTAGTGTTTCTTTCTACTTTTGA
- the LOC18769277 gene encoding UPF0481 protein At3g47200, producing the protein MEIHKRICYKKFLERCKKTEDDLKQFINKRKKEVLSCYAGTIKLSIISADIIAVDACFIIELFLRNYENHENDYILSSPWLRKAVEQDLILIENQLPYFLLQELYQNFPVHVSPRKKEEEEPTHRQSSTNDFQCCLPCSWRIPSNDLSIEIDKAKPADDEANLAHSVLLLELTCEFFKEHTKGKSVENGVPQPKHFTDLVRYFLCPDEPMSCEHGVENIYAAKKLRASGVKFTPLKKKTFLTIETDKATKGKPNLACFSNLNLKLTPFKFKDETEWVVRNIMALEQFLYPNNPYICNYFLLMDQLVDTVDDVDLLVENEVIINMLGSNKAVAKLVNRLCQQINEDKFCYSHIGRQLKVHYDNIWNRNVATLKRVYFKDLWTGSSTVLGVFVLLFSVIGTIKSLKS; encoded by the coding sequence ATGGAGATCCATAAAAGGATATGTTATAAGAAGTTTCTTGAACGTTGTAAGAAGACTGAGGATGATTTAAAGCAATTTATCAACAAGCGTAAAAAAGAAGTTCTTAGTTGTTACGCAGGGACCATTAAGCTTTCCATAATCTCTGCAGACATAATTGCGGTTGATGCCTGCTTCATCATCGAGCTCTTTTTAAGGAACTACGAAAATCATGAAAATGATTATATATTGAGTTCACCATGGCTGAGGAAAGCTGTAGAGCAGGACTTGATACTGATTGAAAATCAGCttccttattttcttcttcaagaacTATATCAGAACTTTCCTGTGCATGTCTCTCCccgcaaaaaagaagaagaagaaccgaCTCATAGACAGAGCAGTACCAATGACTTCCAGTGCTGCTTGCCTTGCTCCTGGCGGATACCTTCCAATGATCTTTCCATAGAGATTGACAAAGCCAAACCTGCTGATGACGAAGCCAATCTTGCTCATTCTGTTCTCCTGCTTGAGCTTACCTGTGAGTTCTTCAAAGAACATACTAAGGGGAAATCCGTCGAGAATGGAGTACCTCAGCCGAAACATTTCACCGATTTGGTTAGGTATTTTCTATGTCCTGACGAACCAATGTCTTGTGAACATGGTGTCGAAAATATATATGCTGCAAAGAAGCTGAGGGCATCAGGGGTGAAGTTTACGccacttaaaaagaaaaccttcTTGACCATAGAGACAGATAAGGCCACTAAAGGTAAGCCCAACTTAGCATGTTTTAGTAATCTGAACTTGAAGCTTACGCCATTTAAGTTCAAGGATGAGACAGAATGGGTTGTTCGGAACATCATGGCCTTGGAGCAGTTTTTGTATCCAAACAATCCTTATATCTGCAATTACTTTTTGCTTATGGATCAGCTGGTGGACACTGTGGATGATGTGGATTTGCTGGTTGAGAACGAAGTAATTATTAACATGCTAGGCAGCAACAAAGCAGTGGCGAAGCTGGTTAATAGACTTTGCCAGCAGATCAACGAAGATAAATTCTGCTATTCTCATATCGGTCGACAGCTTAAAGTTCACTATGACAATATTTGGAACCGTAATGTGGCAACCCTGAAACGAGTTTACTTCAAGGATCTCTGGACGGGCAGTTCAACTGTACTTGGAGTTTTCGTCCTGCTTTTCTCGGTCATTGGAACCATTAAGTCTCTCAAGTCGTAA